The Micromonospora sp. NBC_00421 genome contains a region encoding:
- a CDS encoding XRE family transcriptional regulator, protein MADIDARTLGERIREARKRADLSQEDLGQAVGIERTVMNKIESGVRKVTALELADIASAIGVRMSTFFEEPVPALVAHRSSQGLDTVDSQVDALLTKFASEVEFVASLGVDELGLGGAEVVVRAGITPPATNVEAEALAGQARDLLAFSAAEPIRQFAERVADVGLLAFSRDIGKDTADAGSILLPRGGVCLVNSHMKVGRRRLALAHELGHYLIADTYTIDWRVADHSDLVVPLESRLDRFARAFLLPEVSVTRQWEEKASQSGERAAAIYLASAFRVDMATLAKRLRELGLADSEQVASVRKYRTTQADIVEMGLNVPPEELAGTTVPRSFARAVLRLVRDERISRERALDLLQGTFDEVDLPQIRERRADEIWRFVS, encoded by the coding sequence GTGGCTGACATCGACGCGCGGACGCTGGGGGAGCGCATCCGAGAAGCGCGTAAGCGTGCAGACCTTAGCCAAGAGGACCTCGGACAGGCGGTGGGCATCGAGCGCACGGTCATGAACAAGATCGAGAGTGGCGTACGTAAGGTCACGGCACTCGAGTTGGCGGACATCGCCTCCGCAATCGGTGTGCGAATGTCGACTTTCTTCGAGGAGCCTGTTCCCGCGCTTGTCGCGCATCGGTCCAGCCAAGGGCTGGACACCGTGGACTCGCAGGTCGACGCCCTGCTGACGAAGTTCGCCAGCGAGGTCGAATTCGTCGCCTCGTTGGGCGTCGACGAACTGGGGCTCGGTGGTGCCGAGGTGGTCGTCCGGGCCGGCATCACGCCGCCTGCAACCAACGTGGAGGCCGAGGCGCTTGCGGGGCAGGCGCGCGACCTGTTGGCCTTTTCGGCAGCGGAACCGATCCGCCAGTTCGCCGAACGGGTCGCCGACGTCGGCCTTCTGGCGTTCTCTCGCGATATCGGCAAAGATACGGCGGACGCAGGATCGATCCTATTGCCCCGTGGCGGTGTATGTCTCGTGAACAGCCACATGAAGGTCGGCCGTAGGAGACTCGCCCTAGCGCACGAACTCGGTCATTACCTCATCGCGGACACGTACACCATCGACTGGCGAGTGGCTGACCACTCCGATCTTGTCGTCCCCCTGGAGTCACGCCTCGATCGATTTGCGCGCGCGTTTCTGCTGCCCGAGGTTTCGGTCACCCGGCAGTGGGAGGAAAAGGCCTCCCAGTCCGGAGAGCGCGCTGCGGCGATCTATCTGGCCAGTGCGTTTCGGGTTGACATGGCCACCCTCGCAAAGCGTCTGAGAGAATTGGGTCTAGCAGACAGTGAGCAGGTCGCCTCGGTGCGCAAGTACCGCACGACCCAGGCTGACATCGTAGAGATGGGTCTCAACGTCCCCCCGGAGGAGTTGGCGGGGACGACGGTTCCTCGATCGTTCGCCCGTGCGGTGCTGCGGCTCGTGCGGGATGAGCGAATCAGCCGCGAACGGGCCTTGGACCTACTTCAGGGCACGTTCGACGAGGTGGACCTGCCGCAGATTCGCGAGCGGCGGGCCGACGAGATCTGGCGTTTCGTGTCGTGA
- a CDS encoding SDR family NAD(P)-dependent oxidoreductase, translated as MTGVDGPEEDLTGRRTVVVTGASSGIGLAAAVALARRGDRVVLVGRDPARLQAAGDRVREASGERPELFRADFAVLDDVRGLAERLRAAYDRIDVLANNAGAIVLAPLTTVDGFELSIQANHLAPFLLSNLLIGRVGRLVVTASGAHRSGTLDPDDLNAALRRYRPMRAYGTSKQANILFAAEAARRWPDVPAYSFHPGVVRTRFGADSRLVALGMRVMPFRSPEKGAETLVWLANQPASRLVDGGYYADRRLRRPWPRAADPALAARLWTASAKAVGIEP; from the coding sequence GTGACCGGGGTGGACGGACCTGAGGAAGATCTCACTGGGCGACGGACCGTGGTGGTGACCGGGGCCAGCTCCGGCATCGGGCTGGCCGCCGCCGTGGCGCTGGCCCGGCGGGGCGACCGGGTGGTGCTGGTCGGCCGGGACCCGGCCCGACTCCAGGCCGCCGGTGATCGGGTACGCGAGGCGTCCGGCGAGCGCCCCGAACTGTTCCGCGCCGACTTCGCCGTGCTGGACGACGTACGCGGCCTCGCCGAGCGGTTACGGGCGGCGTACGACCGGATCGACGTGCTGGCGAACAACGCCGGGGCGATCGTGTTGGCACCACTCACCACGGTCGACGGGTTCGAGCTGTCGATCCAGGCCAACCACCTGGCCCCGTTCCTGCTGAGCAACCTGTTGATCGGCCGGGTCGGCCGGCTGGTGGTGACCGCCTCCGGCGCGCACCGCAGCGGCACCCTCGACCCGGACGACCTCAACGCCGCGCTGCGCCGCTACCGGCCGATGCGCGCGTACGGCACCAGCAAGCAGGCCAACATCCTGTTCGCCGCCGAGGCCGCCCGACGCTGGCCGGACGTGCCGGCGTACTCGTTCCATCCGGGCGTGGTGCGGACCCGGTTCGGCGCGGACAGCCGGCTGGTCGCCCTCGGCATGCGGGTGATGCCGTTCCGCAGCCCGGAGAAGGGCGCGGAGACCCTGGTCTGGCTGGCCAACCAGCCCGCCTCCCGGCTGGTCGACGGCGGCTACTACGCCGATCGGCGGCTGCGCCGCCCCTGGCCGAGAGCGGCCGATCCGGCCCTGGCCGCCCGCCTCTGGACCGCCAGCGCCAAGGCCGTCGGCATCGAACCCTGA
- a CDS encoding nucleotide-binding protein, with protein sequence MTAVPENALVFDTGPLRHFAKQGWLRVLHFLAEGRPVYIPESVERELNGAVEHVPAARAVLDADWIQVHRSTDLDFIEAFAHYADRLVAGGRNVGECGVLAMGQVYKCEIVLDDAVPRQMAEERGLQVTATVSLLCEAVRTNRLAMPMVEYLADHLLEGEYYLPFGVGGFRHHVLENGLLEYDEL encoded by the coding sequence GTGACGGCGGTTCCCGAGAACGCCCTGGTTTTCGACACCGGGCCGTTGCGCCATTTTGCGAAGCAGGGATGGCTGAGGGTCCTGCATTTTCTGGCTGAGGGCCGACCTGTCTACATCCCTGAGAGCGTGGAGCGTGAGCTCAATGGTGCTGTCGAGCATGTGCCGGCCGCCCGTGCGGTGCTCGATGCAGATTGGATCCAAGTTCACAGGTCAACTGATCTCGATTTTATCGAGGCGTTCGCCCACTACGCCGATCGGCTGGTGGCTGGTGGTAGGAACGTTGGTGAATGTGGGGTGCTCGCCATGGGGCAGGTCTACAAGTGTGAAATCGTGTTAGACGACGCCGTGCCGCGTCAGATGGCGGAAGAAAGAGGTCTCCAAGTCACGGCGACCGTTTCGCTGCTGTGCGAGGCGGTGCGCACGAACAGACTCGCCATGCCGATGGTCGAGTACCTGGCCGACCATCTTCTGGAAGGCGAGTACTACCTGCCCTTTGGGGTCGGCGGTTTCCGTCATCATGTTCTGGAGAACGGGCTTCTGGAATACGACGAACTGTGA